A single Cryomorphaceae bacterium DNA region contains:
- a CDS encoding DUF4835 family protein — MDSVKQLALSLLALILVLPASRMEAQELNCRVQVISPQVQSSNKQVFQTLQQAIFEFMNNKRWTDQVYTMEERIECSIQINITDQISADEFSGTISVQSSRPVYNSSYNTTVLNWQDNNLWFRYLEFAPLDFNENTHLSNLTSVLAYYAYMIIALDMETFSPKGGEPFLLKAQKIVGNAQGDREASGWQPFESNRNRYWLTELFFDQNFEPFRNGLYLYHRQGLDQMTEDDAEGRRNITASIEEMHKVHRNRPNSFLMSVFFDAKAQEIANIYSTDLVEDKARVVQLLSDLAPGQSQLWDKLGTNN, encoded by the coding sequence ATGGATTCAGTGAAGCAGTTAGCGCTTTCCCTTTTGGCCTTAATCCTGGTTCTGCCTGCATCGCGCATGGAGGCACAGGAATTGAACTGCCGTGTGCAGGTGATCAGCCCGCAAGTTCAAAGCTCCAACAAGCAAGTCTTTCAAACCTTGCAGCAGGCCATTTTTGAATTCATGAACAACAAGCGCTGGACGGACCAGGTATACACCATGGAAGAGCGCATTGAATGCTCCATTCAAATCAACATTACGGATCAGATCTCTGCGGATGAGTTTTCCGGAACCATCAGCGTTCAAAGCTCTCGCCCCGTGTATAACTCTAGCTACAACACCACCGTCCTCAACTGGCAAGACAACAACCTCTGGTTCCGTTACCTCGAGTTTGCCCCATTGGACTTCAATGAGAACACTCATTTATCCAATCTCACCAGTGTTTTGGCTTATTACGCCTACATGATTATTGCACTGGACATGGAGACCTTTTCTCCGAAAGGAGGGGAGCCGTTCCTGTTGAAAGCACAAAAGATTGTGGGTAATGCTCAGGGCGATCGCGAGGCAAGCGGATGGCAACCCTTTGAGAGCAACCGAAACCGTTATTGGCTCACAGAACTCTTCTTTGACCAGAATTTTGAGCCCTTCCGCAACGGGTTGTACCTGTACCACCGCCAGGGACTGGATCAGATGACGGAAGACGACGCAGAGGGCCGACGAAACATCACCGCTTCCATCGAGGAAATGCACAAAGTGCATCGGAACCGTCCGAACAGCTTCTTGATGTCCGTCTTTTTCGACGCTAAGGCACAGGAAATTGCGAACATTTACAGCACTGATTTAGTCGAAGATAAGGCTAGGGTAGTCCAGCTCTTATCTGATCTGGCCCCGGGGCAGTCTCAACTATGGGACAAGCTCGGCACCAACAACTAA